TGAGTGCGTGCGAAATGTCGGCGTTGCTCGACGCCAGCCAGTTGGGTTCCCGCGCGTGCCGGGCCAGCGTCCGGATGCGGTCCCGTTTCTCCCCGGTCACCCCGAGCAGCGCGAGGATCGCCGACACGTCCTCGACGCTCGGCAACCGCTGTCCCTTCTCCCACAGCGACAGCACTTGCGGCAGGATTCCCAATTGCTCCGCGAGCCGGCGAAGGCCGACTCTGCGCGCTTCGCGTTCTTCGCGCAGAGAAGCGGCGAGCGTTCTCGCCGCCGGGCTTGAAGACGTTGGCTTCACGGACGAAGCATACGAATCCCGTCGATTCCCCGAATGCGCGAACGGTGTCAGCGAAAGGTGACGCCTGCTCGCTTACACGCTCGACAAGGCCTTCCGGTTGTCTCCTCGCCCTGTGCCGTTTCTCCCAGCTTCCACGCTGGTCAACGCGCCTACCATCACTCCATGCGAGCATTCTGGGTGGTCATCGCCGTCGTCTTTTCGGTCCTCTCCGGGATCGGCGCCACGGCCACGGTGTACTCGCTCTTCTCCGGCGACGACGATCTGCCGGCCAACCTGATCCTCCTGACCGGTTCCCTCGCGTTCGCCGCCTTCGGCTGGTACGTGCTGCGGGTCTTCGACCGCGACGCGCTGGCCGCCGGTGCCCATCCGAAAGACGGTGCCCACCCGGAACTGGACGCCCGCCTGCGCCGGGCTTCCCGCCGCGCGACGGCCTTCGCCGTGGGCTGGGCGGCGGTGTTCGCGGCCGGGTTCACCCAGGTCGCCCTGGTGGGCACGGCCGCCGACGACCTGCTCGCCACCGGCTTCCACGAGCCCGGTGTGGTGGTCGGCGTGTTCCACAACCGCAAGGGCACGTCGCACATCCGGGTGAGCCACGGCGACCGGACCGACGACCTCGTCTGGGACTCGAACCGCGACTACCACGTCGGCGAGCGGGTGGTCGTCATCCACGACCCGGCCGACCCGGCGCGCGTGCGCACCGCGGACGAACAGAACGAAGACCAGGCTCAGCTCACCGTCGGCATGGTCCCGGTGCTGGCCGCCCTGTTCGGCCTGCCGTTCTCGATCGGGGCGGCGGCCGGCTGGCGGCGCCGGATCCGGGCCGTCGAGCGCACCGGGTGGCGGCGGGCCGGCGTGACCGACGACCAGCTGGGAGGGAGCCAAGGGCGGTACCTGGACGCGGAGTTCCGCGACGGGACGGCGGTCGTCCTCCGCCGCTCCTGGGCGCTCCTCCGGCTGTCGCCGTCGGCCGGCTGGAAGAACAAGCAGGCCTGGGTCGGCGGCCGGGGCAAGGCGATGGTCGTGGGAACCGTGGACCGCCCGTACGTCCTGGCCGTCCACGCGATCCGGGGGCCGGTCAGCCGATCTCGCCCGTGAGGTAGCGCTGCAGGGTCGGCGCGACCGCCCGCACCACGACCTCGACGTCTTCGGAGGCGAGCGGCTCGAACTTCGCCACGTACCGGATCATGCCCATGCCGACCATCTGGGACGCGCAGAGCGTCATGCGCAGCGAGATGTCGTCCGAGCCGATCGAGGAGATCAGCGCGGTGAAGAACTTCTGGAAGAACTCGCGCAGCACCTGCCCGGCCTGCTCGTTCCCGCTGACGCTGCGGATGAGCGCGACGAACACCCCGCCGCCCGCGCCGTCCCAGCGGGTGATGAAGGTGCGGACGATCCGCTCGCCGAGCTCCTCGTCCGGGCCGTTCCGCAGGATCTTCAGCAGCTCCAGCGGGTCGAACGGCAGCTCGAGCACGGCCCGCGCGAACAAGCCCTCCTTGCCGCCGAACCAGTGGTTGACCATGGCGGCGTCGACGCCCGCGCGGGTGGCGATCGCGCGCACGGTGGCCCCGTCGTAGCCGTTCTCGGCGAACACGGCCCGCGCGGCTTCGATCAGCGCCGTGCGGGTGTCCTGGCCGGCGGGGCGCCGCCCGCGGCGTCGCGAAGTAGGCTCAGCGGTGCTCACCCTTTCATCATGACGTACGTCCACCCTGAATTCAACATTCATTGAATTCAGGGTCTGGGAAAACCCCTTCCGGGGGGTGCAGCACAATGAGGGGCATGGTCAGCACCTCGAGCAGCAAGTCCGGTCCCGGTTCGGTCAGCCCGTCCCGTGAGGACTTCCGCGCCCTCGCCGAGAGCCGCCGCGTCATCCCGGTCGTGCGCCGGGTCCTCGCCGACGGCGAGACGCCGATCGGGGTCTACCGCAAGCTCGCCGCCGACCGCCCGGGCACGTTCCTGTTCGAGTCCGCGGAGAACGGCGCCTCCTGGACGCGCTGGTCGTTCATCGGCGTCCGCAGCCCGGCCGCACTCACCGTCCGCGACGGCGAAGCGGTCTGGACCGGCACCCCGCCGGTCGGCCTGCCGTCCGAGGGCAACCCGCTCACCGTGCTGCGTGAAACGATCGAAGCGTTGCACACCGAGCCGTTGCCCGGATTGCCGCCGCTGACCGGCGGCATGGTCGGCTACATCGGCTACGACTCCGTGCGCTGGCTCGAAAAGCTGCCGGAGCTGGCCGAGCGCGACCTCGACATCCCCGAGCTGACCATGCTCCTGGCCACCGACCTCGCGGCGTTCGACCACCACGAGGGCACGGTCACGCTCATCGCGAACGCCGTCAACTGGGACGACTCGCCCGAGCGCGTGGACGCGGCCTACGACGACGCGGTCGCCCGGCTGAGCGCGATGACGGAGCAGCTGCAGGTGCCCGCGCCGGCCACGGTCGCCGCGTTCGACCGGCCCGAGCCCGAGTTCACGCGCAAGCGCTCCAAGGCGGACTTCCACGCCGCGGTCGAGAAGGCCGTCGAGGCGATCAAGGCCGGCGAAGCGTTCCAGATCGTGCCGTCGCAACGCTTCGAGATCCCGACCGCGGCCGACGCGCTCGACATCTACCGCGTGCTGCGGACGTCCAACCCGAGCCCGTACATGTACCTGCTGCGGCTGGAGGGTTTCGACATCGTCGGCTCCAGCCCCGAGTCGCTCGTCACCGTGCGGGACGGCCGCGCGACCACGCACCCGATCGCGGGCACGCGCTGGCGCGGCGCCGACCCGGAGGAGGACGCCCAGCTCGCGAAGGACCTCCTCGCCGACGAGAAGGAGCGGTCCGAGCACCTGATGCTCGTCGACCTCGGCCGCAACGACCTCGGCAAGGTCTGCAAGCCGGGCACCGTGCGCGTCGTCGACTTCTTCCAGATCGAGCGCTACAGCCACGTCATGCACATCGTGTCGACCGTCACCGGCGAGCTGGCCGAGGGCAAGACGGCGTTCGACGCGGTCACGGCGTGCTTCCCGGCCGGGACGCTGTCCGGCGCGCCGAAGGTCCGCGCGATGCAGCTGATCGAGGAGCTGGAGCCGGTCCGTCGCGCGCTGTACGGCGGCGTCGTCGGCTACCTCGACTTCGCCGGCGACGCGGACACCGCGATCGCGATCCGCACGGCGCTGGTCAAGGACGGGATCGCGCACGTCCAGGCCGGCGGCGGCGTCGTCGCCGACTCGGTGCCGGACTACGAGGACACCGAGTCGCTGAACAAGGCCCGCACGGTGCTGTCGGCCGTGGCCGCCGCGCAGACGATGGTCGCGGCGGGCGTGCTCGACCCGGCCGCGGACGCCGCGCATGTCTGAGGCGCCGGCCGAGGCGCCGGAGACCGCCAAGCCGTCGCGCCGTCCACTGTGGATGATCGTGGTCGCGCTCCTGCTCGCCGCGCTCGCGCTGTGGGGCGCGTCACGGCTGACGTGGTTCGCCGAGTTCCGCGACGGCGGCGTGCGCGGCACGGTCCTCTACCGCGAGACCGGCGAGCAGCGCGCGACGGCGCTCGTGCCGCTGGCCCTGCTCGCACTGGCCGGCGTGGCCGGGGTGATCGCGACCGGCGGCTGGGCCCGGCGCGTGCTGGGCGTCGTCCTCGCGCTGGCCGGCGTCGCCGCGGTGTGGTCCGGCGTGTCCGGGGTGAAGTTCTCCGGCTGGGCCGACGGGCTGCCCGTGACGCAGATGCTGCTCGGGCGCGGCCTGGCCGTGCTCGGGGGAATTCTCGTCGCGGCCGGCGGGTTGGCAGCCGTCAAGGGTGCCGGTGCCGCGCGGCTCGGGGCCCGGTACGCGGCTCCGGCCACGCGCAAGAAGGCGCGTGATCCGGACGCCGAGCTGTGGGAAGCACTCTCGGAAGGAGAGGATCCGACCGACGTCCGGGGGAGGCATTCGGAGTAACGCGCGCACCCGGAACCGGGCACTCCAGATGCGGGGGTTAGCATCGTTTCGGCGGGAAGGGGAAGGTTTTTGTGAGCGACCTTGCGAAGGAAACCGTGAGCGCATACCAGGGCGGGGGCGCCCGGTGACCGTGCTCGAAGACATCGTCGCCGGCGTCCGCGAGGACCTCGCGGCACGCGAGTCCGTGCTGCCGTTCGACGAGCTGAAGATCCGCGCGGCGGCCGCCCCGGCGCCCCGCGACGTGATGTCGGCGCTGCGCGAGTCCGGCATCGGCGTGATCGCCGAGGTGAAGCGGCGCAGCCCCTCCAAGGGCGAGCTGGCCGACATCCCCGACCCCGCCGCGCTGGCGAAGGACTACGAAGACGGCGGCGCACGCGTGATCAGCGTGCTGACCGAGGAGCGCCGTTTCGGCGGTTCGCTGGCCGACCTGGACGCGGTGCGCGCGGCGGTCGACATCCCGATCCTGCGCAAGGACTTCATCGTCAGCCCCTACCAGGTGCACGAGGCCCGCCTGCACGGCGCCGACATGGTGCTGCTGATCGTCGCCGCGCTGGAGAAGAACGCGCTCGCCGCGCTGCTCGACCGCGTCGAGTCGCTCGGGATGACCGCGCTGGTGGAGATCCACAACGCCGAGGAGGCCGACAAGGCCCTCGAGGCGGGCGCCAAGGTCATCGGCGTCAACGCGCGCAACCTGCACACCCTCGAGGTGGACCGCGACGTCTTCTCGCGGCTGGCCCCCGGCCTGCCGATGGACGTCTACAAGGTCGCCGAGTCGGGTGTCCGCGGGCCGGGTGACCTGATGTCGTACGCCGGTCACGGCGCCGACGCGGTGCTGGTCGGCGAGGGGCTGGTCGCCTCCGGCGACCCGAAGGGCTCCCTGGTCAAGCTGGTCACCGCCGGTTCCCACCCTGCCTGCCCGAGGCCCTCGCGGTGACCGCAGAGCACGGCACGCACGACCCGGACGAGCGCGGCTACTACGGCCCGTACGGCGGCCGGTTCATGCCGGAGGCGCTGATCGGCGTCGTCGACGAGGTCGCCGCCGAGTACGAGAAGGCCCGGCACGACCCGGAGTTCCTGAACGAGTTCAACCGCCTGCTGAAGGACTACGCGGGCCGCCCGTCGCTGCTCACCGAGGCCAAGCGCTTCGGCGAGCACGCCGGGGGCGCGCGCGTCTTCCTCAAGCGCGAAGACCTGAACCACACCGGCTCCCACAAGATCAACAACGTGCTGGGCCAGGCGCTGCTCACCAAGCGCATGGGCAAGAAGCGCGTCATCGCCGAGACCGGCGCGGGCCAGCACGGCGTCGCGACGGCCACCGCGTGCGCGCTGCTCGACCTCGACTGCGTCGTCTACATGGGCGAGGTCGACACCGAGCGCCAGGCGCTGAACGTGGCTCGCATGCGGCTGCTCGGCGCCGAGGTCATCCCGGTCAAGACCGGTTCGCGGACGCTGAAGGACGCGATCAACGAGGCGCTGCGCGACTGGGTCACCAACGCCGACACCACGCACTACCTGTTCGGCACGGCGGCCGGTCCGGCGCCGTTCCCGACGATGGTCCGCAACTTCCACCACGTCATCGGCACCGAGGCCCGCGAGCAGATCCTCGAGCAGGCCGGCCGCCTGCCCGACGTCGTCGCGGCGTGCGTCGGCGGCGGGTCGAACGCGATCGGCATCTTCTCCGGCTTCTACGACGACCCGTCGGTGCGGCTGGTCGGCCTGGAGCCGGGCGGCGAGGGCATCGAGGGCAACCGCCACGGGGCGACGCTCACGAAGGGCACCCCGGGCAACCTGCACGGCGCGATGACGTACCTGCTGCAGGACGAGGACGGCCAGACGGTCGAGTCGCACTCGATCTCGGCCGGGCTCGACTACCCGGGCGTCGGCCCGGAGCACGCGTGGCTCAAGGACACCGGCCGGGCCGAGTACCGGCCGGTCACCGACGCCGAGGCGATGGACGCGTTCAAGCTGCTGTCGCGCACCGAGGGCATCATCCCGGCGATCGAGTCGGCGCACGCGCTGGCCGGCGCGCTGGTGCTCGGCCGCGAACTGGGCCCCGACGGCCTGATCGTCGTCAACCTGTCGGGCCGCGGCGACAAGGACATGGACACGGCGGCGAAGTGGTTCGGGCTGGTGAACGGATGAGCGGGCTGGACGACCTCTTCGCGACAACGCGCGCGGAGGGCCGTGGCGCGCTGGTCGGCTACCTCCCGGCGGGCTTCCCGACGGTGGAGGGGTCGAAGGAGCTGATCGCGGCATGCGTCGACGGCGGCGCGGACCTGATCGAGGTCGGCGTCCCGTATTCGGACCCGGTGATGGACGGCCCGACCATCCAGGCCGCGTCCGTGACCGCGCTGGACAACGGCTTCCGCCTCAAGCACGTGTTCGAGGTCGTCGAGTCGGTGTCGGCGCGCGGCGGCCGCGCGGTCGTCATGACGTACTGGAACCCGGTGAACCGCTACGGCGTGGACCGCTTCGCGCGTGACCTCGCCTCGGCGGGCGGGCTCGGGTTGATCACCCCGGACCTGATCCCGGACGAGGCCGGAGCGTGGATGGACGCATCCAAGGCGCACGGCCTGGACCGGACGTTCCTGGTGGCGCCCTCATCGTCGGAGGAGCGGCTGGCGTTGACGGCGTCGTCGTCGTCGGGGTTCATCTACGCGACCGCGGTGATGGGCGTGACCGGCGCGCGCGACCAGGTCGGCGCGGGCGCGGAGGAGCTGGTCCGCCGCACGCGGACGCACACGTCCCTGCCGATCGGCGTGGGGCTGGGCGTGCGCTCGGGCGAGCAGGCGGCCCAGGTGGCGTCGTTCGCGGACGCGGTGATCGTGGGATCAGCCCTGGTCACGGCGGCGGCCGAGGGCCCTTCCGGCGTCCGGGCGCTGTCCGCCGAGCTGGCCGAGGGCGTGCGCCGGGCGGTCGCGACCGCTTGACCTGGAGTGCACTCCAGGTGCCACTCTGGGTCGGTGACGTCCTACACCCCGGCCCAGGTGACCGAAAAGACCGGTTTCACGATCGACACCCTGCGCTACTACGAGCGCATCGGCTTGCTCCACCACGTCGGCCGCACGGCCGGCGGGAGGCGGGTGTTCACCGAGCAGGACGTCGAGTTCCTGCAGCTGCTGCGGTGCTTGCGCTACACGGGGATGCCGGTGGCGGAGATGCTGCGGTTCGTGGAGCTGCTGCGGTCCGGTGAAGCGACGCGCGAGGAGCGGGTGGACGTGCTGAGGGAGCACGAGGCCCGGGTGGCGTCGCAGATCTCGCGGCTGCGGGAGCACCAGGAGCACATCCAGTTCAAGATCCAGCTGTACAGCGGCTCGGGCCAGCTGGCTGTCACACCCGCCTGACGCCATCACCTGAACCAGAACTGTCGGTGGCGGTCCGCATACTCCTCGTGTGATGATCCACAACGAGGGGACCGAGCGGACATGCCACACTGGAACAGACCTGCGGCGATCGGCTGGAGCGGAGGTGAAGCGCGATGGCAGCACCGACTGAGCCCCAGCCCGGCATCCCACTACGGCCCGAAGGCTGGACTGCCGAGGATGTTCTCGCCCTGCCCGAGGACCAGACCTCCCTTCAGCGAATCGAACTCGTGGACGGGGTGCTTCTCGTGAGCCCCGCCCCGACCTCGGTGCACCAGCGGCTTCTGCAGAAGTTGCAGTTCGCCTTCGCGCCCGCACTGCCGGACGGCACCGAGCTGCTGCCGGGCGTGAACGTACGTTTCGGCGGACGCCGGCTGCTGATCCCGGACCTGGTGATCTTGACCTGCGCCGAGGTTGACACCTTGGTCTACGCGGCGAGCGATGTCCTGCTGGCGGCAGAGATCGTGTCGCCTTCGACGAAGATGCAGGACCGGATCCTCAAACGGGCGATCTACGCCGAGGCCCTGGTCCCGTACTACCTCCTGGTCGAGCCGCCGGAGCCGGTCAGCGCCACGCTCTTCGCGCTCGAAGGCGGCGAGTACGCGCCCATAGCCAAGAGCGAGAACGGCGAACTCCGCCTCAACCGCCCCTTCGAGGCCACCCTCAAGCTCTGACGGCGTTTGTACGAAAGCTGTACAGCGGCGCGGGAGAGTCCCCGGCATGGACCTCGCACACCTCCCGCGGCGCACCTTCCTCCGCGGCGCCGCCGGCCTCGCCGCCGCAGGAGCCGCCGGGCTCCTCCTCCCGCGGGCCGCCGGAGCCGCTACCGAACCCCGGATCTACAGCTGTGCCGAGTGGGGTGCCCGGCCGCCCGCCGACGCCCTCACCACCCTCGACCACCCCGCGAACCGCGTCCTCATCCACCACATCGCCTGCCCCAACAGCACCGACTACTCCCTCGCGCACGCCTTCCAGATCGCGCGCGACGACCAGCACGACCACATGGACAACAACGGCTGGTCCGACACCGGCCAGCACTTCACCGTCAGCCGCGGCGGGTACCGGCTCGAAGGGCGGCACGGCAGCCTCGACGCCCTGCGCGGCCGCACCACCATGATCCAGGGCGCGCACTGCCCGGGCCAGAACACCAACGCCATCGGCATCGAAAACGAAGGCACCTACACCAGCGTCGAGCCGCCCGAGGCGCAGTGGGCGTCACTCGTCACCTTCTGCGCCTACATCTGCCGCCAGTACGGCATTCCCGTCGAGGAGATCAAGGGCCACCGCGACTACTACAACACCGAATGCCCCGGCGATCGCCTCTACGCCAAGCTCCCGCAGCTGCGCGACGAAGTGGCCGCGTCAATGTAGGTAGCGCATGAGCGAGCACAGCTCGTCCGGCGGCAGGGAACCCAGCCGCGCGATCTCCCCGCGGCGCACGTCCATCAACGTCGTCGCCAGCTCCGCGCCGAACGCCGATGTCAGCTCGGAGTCCGCTTCGAACGCCTTCACCGCGTCCGCCAAGGAGGTCGGCAGGCGGACCGCCGACGGGAGCGTCCCCGGGTCGACGTCCACCGGCTCCGGCAGCGAAGCCGACGCCGAAACCCCGGCCAGGCCCGCGAACAGCAGCGCCGCCACCACCAGGTACGGGTTCGCCGTGAGATCGAAGCACTTGACCTCGAAGTTGGCCGCCCGGTCGCGCTGCCCGGCCGGGCCCTGCACCAGCCGCAGCGGCGCCTCGCGGTTTTCCAGGCCCCACACCGAAAACACCCCGGCCCAGTGGTGCGGCTCCAGGCGCAGGTAGCTGACCACCGACGGCGCGCCGATCGCCAGCAGCGCCGGCAGCCGCGAGAAGATCCCGGCGCCGAACGCCTCCGCCGTCGGTGTCAGGCCGAACCGCCCGTCGCCGCCGGAGCACAGGTTGCGGTCGCCGTCCCAGAGGCTCAGGTGGACGTGGCCGCCGTTGCCGACCCCGTCCGGCGAGAACTTCGGCGTGAACGACGCCCGCAGCCCGTGCTGCTCGCTCACCATCCGGATCGTCTCGCGCGTCAGCACCGCGATGTCCGCCGCGCGCACCGGGTCGTCCGGGGCGACCGACAGCTCGAACTGCCCGGCCGCGTACTCGGGGTGGATCTGCTCGACCGTCACCCCCTGAGCGGACAACGTGGACACGAGTGCGCGCAGGTAGCCCGCCTGCGCGGAAAGCCGCGCGAAGCCGTAGGCCGGGCCCGCCGTCGCCGACCGCGGGTCGTCCGGCGCGTCCGCCGCCGTGATCACCCACTCGATCTCGAAGGCCGTCCGCACGTTGTAACCGAGCGACGCGAGCCGGGCCGTCGCGGTCGCGGCCAGCGCCCGCGCGTCCTGCGGGTGCGGCTCGCCCTCCTGGTCGTACTTCCGGACCGGGGCCCACGCCCAGCCCGGCTGCGCGGCCCGCGGCACGAGCGCGTCCAGGTCGGGGTGCAGCCGCAGGTCGCCGACGGGACCCCGGGAGTACGCGCCGTCGGTGATCTCGTCGGTGGCCAGGAAGAAGTCGAACGAGTTCGACGCACCGACGCCCCACGCCGCCGCCGACCACAGCCGGTCCACCGGGACGGCCTTGACCCGGGCGATGCCGCTGTTGTCCACGAAGGTCAGCGCGACCAGCTCGACGCCGGCCGCGCGCAGGCCGTCCGCCCGCAACGCGCCCTGCTGTGCGAGTTCCGCCCGGTCGAGCTGGCTCATCCTGCCCCCGTCGATGTTCACTGAATACTCTTGAGAAAGAGGTGGAGATCGTGTCAGACACCGTCGAAACCCGTCCAGGGCTGCGCCGTTCCCTCTCCGTCTGGCAGGCGGTCGGCCTGTCCGTCGCGTTGATGGCCCCCAGCATGGCCGCCAACATCAACCCCCAGCAGACCGCGTCCGCCGCCGGCCGCGCCGTCCCGCTCGCCTTCCTGCTC
The window above is part of the Amycolatopsis camponoti genome. Proteins encoded here:
- a CDS encoding TetR/AcrR family transcriptional regulator — translated: MNVEFRVDVRHDERVSTAEPTSRRRGRRPAGQDTRTALIEAARAVFAENGYDGATVRAIATRAGVDAAMVNHWFGGKEGLFARAVLELPFDPLELLKILRNGPDEELGERIVRTFITRWDGAGGGVFVALIRSVSGNEQAGQVLREFFQKFFTALISSIGSDDISLRMTLCASQMVGMGMIRYVAKFEPLASEDVEVVVRAVAPTLQRYLTGEIG
- a CDS encoding anthranilate synthase component I; its protein translation is MVSTSSSKSGPGSVSPSREDFRALAESRRVIPVVRRVLADGETPIGVYRKLAADRPGTFLFESAENGASWTRWSFIGVRSPAALTVRDGEAVWTGTPPVGLPSEGNPLTVLRETIEALHTEPLPGLPPLTGGMVGYIGYDSVRWLEKLPELAERDLDIPELTMLLATDLAAFDHHEGTVTLIANAVNWDDSPERVDAAYDDAVARLSAMTEQLQVPAPATVAAFDRPEPEFTRKRSKADFHAAVEKAVEAIKAGEAFQIVPSQRFEIPTAADALDIYRVLRTSNPSPYMYLLRLEGFDIVGSSPESLVTVRDGRATTHPIAGTRWRGADPEEDAQLAKDLLADEKERSEHLMLVDLGRNDLGKVCKPGTVRVVDFFQIERYSHVMHIVSTVTGELAEGKTAFDAVTACFPAGTLSGAPKVRAMQLIEELEPVRRALYGGVVGYLDFAGDADTAIAIRTALVKDGIAHVQAGGGVVADSVPDYEDTESLNKARTVLSAVAAAQTMVAAGVLDPAADAAHV
- a CDS encoding Trp biosynthesis-associated membrane protein: MSEAPAEAPETAKPSRRPLWMIVVALLLAALALWGASRLTWFAEFRDGGVRGTVLYRETGEQRATALVPLALLALAGVAGVIATGGWARRVLGVVLALAGVAAVWSGVSGVKFSGWADGLPVTQMLLGRGLAVLGGILVAAGGLAAVKGAGAARLGARYAAPATRKKARDPDAELWEALSEGEDPTDVRGRHSE
- the trpC gene encoding indole-3-glycerol phosphate synthase TrpC; this encodes MTVLEDIVAGVREDLAARESVLPFDELKIRAAAAPAPRDVMSALRESGIGVIAEVKRRSPSKGELADIPDPAALAKDYEDGGARVISVLTEERRFGGSLADLDAVRAAVDIPILRKDFIVSPYQVHEARLHGADMVLLIVAALEKNALAALLDRVESLGMTALVEIHNAEEADKALEAGAKVIGVNARNLHTLEVDRDVFSRLAPGLPMDVYKVAESGVRGPGDLMSYAGHGADAVLVGEGLVASGDPKGSLVKLVTAGSHPACPRPSR
- the trpB gene encoding tryptophan synthase subunit beta; the encoded protein is MTAEHGTHDPDERGYYGPYGGRFMPEALIGVVDEVAAEYEKARHDPEFLNEFNRLLKDYAGRPSLLTEAKRFGEHAGGARVFLKREDLNHTGSHKINNVLGQALLTKRMGKKRVIAETGAGQHGVATATACALLDLDCVVYMGEVDTERQALNVARMRLLGAEVIPVKTGSRTLKDAINEALRDWVTNADTTHYLFGTAAGPAPFPTMVRNFHHVIGTEAREQILEQAGRLPDVVAACVGGGSNAIGIFSGFYDDPSVRLVGLEPGGEGIEGNRHGATLTKGTPGNLHGAMTYLLQDEDGQTVESHSISAGLDYPGVGPEHAWLKDTGRAEYRPVTDAEAMDAFKLLSRTEGIIPAIESAHALAGALVLGRELGPDGLIVVNLSGRGDKDMDTAAKWFGLVNG
- the trpA gene encoding tryptophan synthase subunit alpha, which gives rise to MSGLDDLFATTRAEGRGALVGYLPAGFPTVEGSKELIAACVDGGADLIEVGVPYSDPVMDGPTIQAASVTALDNGFRLKHVFEVVESVSARGGRAVVMTYWNPVNRYGVDRFARDLASAGGLGLITPDLIPDEAGAWMDASKAHGLDRTFLVAPSSSEERLALTASSSSGFIYATAVMGVTGARDQVGAGAEELVRRTRTHTSLPIGVGLGVRSGEQAAQVASFADAVIVGSALVTAAAEGPSGVRALSAELAEGVRRAVATA
- a CDS encoding MerR family transcriptional regulator, whose product is MTSYTPAQVTEKTGFTIDTLRYYERIGLLHHVGRTAGGRRVFTEQDVEFLQLLRCLRYTGMPVAEMLRFVELLRSGEATREERVDVLREHEARVASQISRLREHQEHIQFKIQLYSGSGQLAVTPA
- a CDS encoding Uma2 family endonuclease; the encoded protein is MAAPTEPQPGIPLRPEGWTAEDVLALPEDQTSLQRIELVDGVLLVSPAPTSVHQRLLQKLQFAFAPALPDGTELLPGVNVRFGGRRLLIPDLVILTCAEVDTLVYAASDVLLAAEIVSPSTKMQDRILKRAIYAEALVPYYLLVEPPEPVSATLFALEGGEYAPIAKSENGELRLNRPFEATLKL
- a CDS encoding peptidoglycan recognition protein family protein, encoding MDLAHLPRRTFLRGAAGLAAAGAAGLLLPRAAGAATEPRIYSCAEWGARPPADALTTLDHPANRVLIHHIACPNSTDYSLAHAFQIARDDQHDHMDNNGWSDTGQHFTVSRGGYRLEGRHGSLDALRGRTTMIQGAHCPGQNTNAIGIENEGTYTSVEPPEAQWASLVTFCAYICRQYGIPVEEIKGHRDYYNTECPGDRLYAKLPQLRDEVAASM
- a CDS encoding glutamine synthetase family protein; the protein is MSQLDRAELAQQGALRADGLRAAGVELVALTFVDNSGIARVKAVPVDRLWSAAAWGVGASNSFDFFLATDEITDGAYSRGPVGDLRLHPDLDALVPRAAQPGWAWAPVRKYDQEGEPHPQDARALAATATARLASLGYNVRTAFEIEWVITAADAPDDPRSATAGPAYGFARLSAQAGYLRALVSTLSAQGVTVEQIHPEYAAGQFELSVAPDDPVRAADIAVLTRETIRMVSEQHGLRASFTPKFSPDGVGNGGHVHLSLWDGDRNLCSGGDGRFGLTPTAEAFGAGIFSRLPALLAIGAPSVVSYLRLEPHHWAGVFSVWGLENREAPLRLVQGPAGQRDRAANFEVKCFDLTANPYLVVAALLFAGLAGVSASASLPEPVDVDPGTLPSAVRLPTSLADAVKAFEADSELTSAFGAELATTLMDVRRGEIARLGSLPPDELCSLMRYLH